The Algoriphagus halophilus genome window below encodes:
- a CDS encoding S8 family serine peptidase: MQKLLTLAKGIVIVFLLASNFSNAQSVKLEQGQNGGVDKEATSPVIWSTGNSNSGNSHFFEGQSIPYRLTISKLKAGIHTVEIEWDTKKDDKNAIDYITNFNRICEEVIPDTGTPSLATIPAPEGTPQPLTSFNQLTEDERKLAIFGGTIEDVSYTIQENSSSTTITRLRISFVVEGDNGANNTAVIAWGGHIAKAQDWGEGNSAASINGSPYHTRVVSLDDKSVGSQSSSVQAATEVLESVTECLIEGETEVCEGSVATYNAPEGGISYVWTISGEGEISAGQGTNSITVNWAGSGTVAVAIENEGTCLPIQCSLDVTYTIPPTLSVFEAVLCSTENGGNTAIGNLYDFVSVDFGEVTFVRNGQTIETPEELLVTDGDVFEVSTVGNCSTSESFTVTVNDRQIFGICSQGKVYELIGSELSALNEIFNQGETVESNEVFYIDGDEVLIEVVYFKDRFAEAKAILENLGFVTPTEEELKQDPNSLIIAGFFPIANLLELNQYFEIINHVRPAFPPVANKGATTTQGDRVMRSNLVRAGYTHFEGDQPIDGTGIKIGVLSDSYATRTDAGVNTLETDISNGDLPESIYFLRDLPSRFGTGTDEGRAMMQIIHDIAPGAELAFRTGIITAGDFAQGIRDLAAAGSDVLVDDISYMTEPSFRDGKVANAINDVTAEGVSYFTSAGNFGIKSFESTFNPVIDPTIQLPLNSGTWEEQGRVHQFSNGSTTQSINVFPAENGPAVYMIALQWEDPLYSVDQVGSLYDLDIYLKNFDVPLFGFNRDNANGDPFEILSFTITEPTTIELLIARECESCNDLDTNTGIKFKYVIYRGELDPNDQNGINASTVVGHANSEGAMTIGAVLYANTSVYGFDPALVPSGTEPFTVASFSSRGGTTTNGVVRAKPDFTAPNGVNTTVNLGAPNLEGDDFPNFYGTSAAAPHAAALAALIKQARVKYYPESSPPDWEGEIGTTTPGDIRRVLKTTAQDMHDPGEDFLSGAGMVRADKALLTLATPNPNNIELVYEEGINPGEVEFQLIIQGTNIYEGSNVYLREEQLNAVYGVDEFGTGYLEVTVPTFEGNPGVTVVNNSISDSELDGGTAGPEYFFDVVKKTIAIRADDLSKKYAQEVPDFTASVYERIENNWVLSELSLEEVGLTLDPENPNSSLQLLTLSSTITGNLAEVGTYVITASHPQTTYTYSDFFNYVGVLQEDGTFFYDGTNDDFGNYGPGIITVEALPITIKPKDLIDQFAVEYGESIGDALEFEVLIADSLIGPESNPKIMDVAGLKNSVLTQYMEDLELAKRTGDNSLPLGIFNGRSIINKESFVNKSFMVSGRSIINGRTIINGRSIINGRTIINSAFDVPSDSFLDYLEDPENQELQAVSINGRTMINARTMINARSMINGRTIINGRTIINARSIINGRSIINSRTIINSTGGEEEETNFNNLVIFGEKDLELAEEGENAEIGKYYDFGAETGENNDDFNLEFFSITMVTGTDVGPQVIIPGTFESRNYISHYLPADLTITPASLLAETSATPDTMIYGDSIPPLSTSFEGFKMSTSFLNSEEVEITLEENAESVVDTVTYQLLYQEIAFPRVGVIPVGTYEIDPEITSIEPSNYIIDPINKGILSVGKATPTVIVTGGEFEYLGEPIEASAYAYGIRGEEDLLDKKLISIEYEGVGQTSYGPTTFAPVFPGTYQVIAQFAGDENYNLASSEYAPFLIVGCANEAPEIGDFETAMGAGSSSNPAIIKKPANTKIGDLLIVGLMFEKGEAPSVTPEEAGWVLIQRVNQENQVAMVTYYKVVENNNEPENYGFRINQAPKWTMGITRVEGADIHHPDGPIVTFSGDSGSQGSVGTAPSLTTTDCNTLIMLFYTNKKNATWIPPAGTIEVYDDPNDQQGLTSNMMSYFIQSDAGETGALSAEASESEHWVAQAIAIRPIVTNFENARVKPVTGETNPEISLSYNSKELDQEGISSELIAYPNPVNDRLNLNLKGLVDEEPSDFSLVILDAMGRIRQLPRIWHESESRLELDFSQMNVGFYIININTTKGMKTIHIIKDP; this comes from the coding sequence ATGCAGAAATTACTGACGCTCGCAAAGGGGATAGTGATAGTTTTTTTACTTGCATCAAATTTCTCCAATGCCCAATCAGTCAAGTTGGAGCAAGGACAAAATGGTGGAGTCGATAAAGAAGCTACAAGTCCCGTAATTTGGTCAACAGGAAACTCCAACTCCGGAAATAGCCATTTTTTTGAAGGTCAATCCATTCCTTATCGTCTTACCATTTCCAAACTTAAAGCAGGAATCCATACAGTAGAAATTGAATGGGACACCAAAAAGGACGATAAAAATGCCATTGATTATATCACCAATTTCAATAGAATCTGCGAGGAAGTTATCCCTGACACAGGCACTCCCAGTTTGGCTACAATTCCTGCACCAGAAGGAACTCCACAACCTTTAACAAGTTTTAATCAACTTACAGAAGACGAGCGGAAACTCGCCATTTTTGGTGGAACGATTGAAGATGTATCTTACACGATACAGGAGAACAGTTCCTCCACAACAATCACCCGCCTTCGTATTTCTTTTGTTGTAGAGGGAGACAATGGGGCCAATAATACTGCAGTCATTGCCTGGGGAGGCCATATTGCCAAAGCTCAAGATTGGGGAGAGGGTAATTCAGCCGCTAGTATCAACGGATCTCCTTACCATACCAGAGTAGTTTCTCTTGACGACAAATCCGTAGGAAGCCAAAGCAGTTCTGTACAGGCTGCGACAGAAGTTCTTGAATCCGTAACTGAATGCTTGATTGAAGGAGAAACTGAAGTTTGTGAAGGATCTGTAGCTACCTATAATGCCCCCGAAGGAGGTATTTCCTATGTTTGGACAATCAGCGGAGAGGGAGAAATCAGTGCGGGTCAAGGTACTAATAGTATTACAGTCAATTGGGCAGGATCTGGAACAGTTGCCGTTGCAATAGAAAATGAAGGAACTTGCCTGCCCATCCAATGCAGCTTAGATGTTACCTATACGATCCCACCAACCCTCTCTGTATTTGAAGCAGTACTGTGTAGCACTGAAAATGGAGGAAATACTGCCATTGGAAATCTATATGATTTTGTTTCTGTAGATTTTGGAGAGGTAACTTTTGTTCGCAATGGTCAAACAATCGAAACTCCGGAGGAACTTTTAGTCACTGACGGAGATGTCTTCGAAGTTTCTACTGTCGGAAATTGCAGCACTTCAGAATCTTTCACAGTTACAGTCAATGATCGTCAGATTTTTGGAATTTGTTCCCAAGGAAAAGTCTATGAATTGATAGGTTCTGAATTGAGTGCTTTGAATGAAATATTCAATCAAGGGGAAACCGTGGAATCCAATGAAGTATTCTACATCGATGGGGATGAGGTACTCATTGAGGTAGTTTATTTTAAAGATCGATTTGCAGAAGCAAAGGCAATTTTAGAAAACTTAGGCTTTGTAACCCCTACCGAGGAAGAGCTTAAGCAAGATCCCAACTCGTTGATTATTGCTGGATTTTTCCCAATTGCAAACCTGCTGGAATTAAATCAATACTTCGAAATTATAAACCACGTTCGACCTGCATTTCCTCCTGTAGCCAATAAAGGAGCAACCACTACCCAAGGCGATCGGGTCATGCGATCTAATCTGGTACGAGCCGGATATACACATTTTGAAGGAGATCAGCCCATTGATGGTACAGGAATAAAAATAGGGGTGCTTTCGGATAGCTATGCTACACGAACAGATGCAGGAGTAAATACCTTGGAGACCGATATTTCAAACGGTGATTTACCTGAAAGCATCTATTTCTTGAGAGATCTGCCAAGTCGATTTGGAACAGGCACGGATGAAGGTCGTGCCATGATGCAAATCATCCATGACATTGCTCCGGGAGCAGAGTTGGCCTTCCGTACCGGAATAATTACTGCAGGAGATTTTGCCCAAGGAATACGGGACTTAGCAGCCGCTGGAAGTGATGTTCTAGTGGATGACATATCTTATATGACCGAACCTAGTTTTAGAGATGGTAAAGTCGCAAATGCCATCAATGACGTGACTGCTGAAGGAGTATCCTATTTTACCTCTGCTGGTAATTTTGGCATCAAATCCTTTGAATCGACCTTTAACCCAGTAATCGATCCCACTATTCAATTGCCTTTAAATAGCGGTACTTGGGAAGAACAAGGAAGAGTTCATCAGTTTAGTAACGGATCCACCACACAATCCATCAATGTCTTCCCGGCAGAAAATGGGCCTGCTGTTTATATGATTGCATTGCAATGGGAGGACCCGCTTTATTCCGTGGATCAGGTAGGAAGTTTATATGATCTAGACATTTATTTGAAAAACTTTGATGTCCCACTTTTTGGCTTTAATCGGGATAATGCCAATGGAGACCCCTTTGAAATCCTTTCTTTTACCATCACAGAGCCAACAACCATCGAACTCTTGATTGCAAGGGAATGCGAGAGTTGCAACGACCTGGATACAAACACAGGCATTAAATTTAAGTATGTAATATATAGAGGTGAACTGGATCCGAATGATCAAAATGGCATCAATGCATCCACAGTAGTGGGTCATGCCAATTCCGAAGGAGCCATGACGATAGGCGCTGTACTTTACGCCAATACTTCAGTATATGGATTTGACCCAGCATTGGTGCCTAGTGGAACAGAGCCCTTTACAGTAGCCTCTTTCTCCTCCCGAGGAGGAACCACCACCAATGGGGTAGTTCGAGCAAAGCCAGATTTTACAGCTCCCAATGGGGTGAATACCACCGTCAATTTGGGTGCTCCCAATTTAGAGGGTGATGATTTTCCAAATTTCTATGGTACCTCTGCCGCAGCTCCTCATGCAGCTGCTCTTGCTGCCTTGATCAAACAAGCCCGAGTCAAATATTACCCAGAAAGTTCTCCTCCCGACTGGGAAGGCGAAATAGGAACTACCACACCAGGGGACATCCGAAGAGTACTTAAAACAACGGCCCAAGACATGCATGATCCTGGAGAAGACTTCCTTTCCGGAGCGGGAATGGTCCGGGCAGATAAAGCATTATTGACCTTAGCAACTCCTAATCCCAATAATATTGAATTGGTGTATGAGGAGGGAATAAATCCTGGAGAGGTAGAGTTTCAATTGATCATCCAGGGGACCAATATTTACGAAGGTTCGAATGTGTACTTGAGAGAAGAACAATTAAACGCTGTATATGGTGTAGATGAATTTGGAACCGGCTATTTGGAAGTGACAGTACCAACTTTTGAAGGAAATCCAGGCGTAACAGTCGTCAATAATTCCATTTCTGATAGTGAACTAGATGGGGGTACTGCTGGACCTGAATATTTCTTTGATGTGGTTAAAAAAACCATAGCCATCCGGGCAGATGATCTATCCAAAAAATATGCACAGGAAGTTCCTGATTTTACAGCAAGTGTTTATGAAAGAATTGAAAATAATTGGGTATTAAGCGAGCTGAGCTTGGAGGAAGTAGGATTGACTTTGGATCCTGAGAATCCGAATTCTTCTTTACAATTATTGACCTTATCCAGTACCATTACTGGTAATTTGGCCGAAGTAGGAACTTATGTTATAACCGCTTCACATCCTCAAACTACCTATACCTACTCAGATTTCTTCAATTATGTAGGAGTGCTTCAAGAAGATGGCACTTTCTTCTATGACGGAACCAATGATGATTTTGGAAATTATGGTCCTGGAATTATCACCGTGGAAGCCTTACCGATCACTATCAAGCCGAAAGACCTGATCGATCAATTTGCCGTAGAATACGGAGAGTCCATTGGTGATGCATTGGAGTTTGAGGTTTTGATTGCAGATAGCCTCATAGGCCCAGAAAGCAATCCGAAAATCATGGATGTGGCAGGGTTGAAAAACAGCGTGCTTACTCAGTATATGGAGGACTTGGAACTTGCAAAAAGAACAGGAGACAATAGCCTTCCATTGGGAATCTTTAATGGAAGATCCATTATCAACAAAGAAAGCTTTGTTAACAAAAGCTTCATGGTCAGCGGACGAAGCATTATCAATGGAAGAACCATCATCAATGGCAGATCCATCATCAATGGGCGAACCATTATCAATTCTGCATTTGATGTTCCTTCAGACTCCTTCTTAGATTACCTAGAAGATCCTGAAAATCAAGAATTACAAGCCGTCAGCATTAATGGAAGAACGATGATCAATGCTCGGACCATGATTAACGCTCGAAGTATGATCAATGGAAGAACTATCATCAATGGACGGACCATTATCAATGCTAGAAGCATCATTAATGGACGAAGCATTATTAATTCCAGAACAATCATCAATAGTACCGGAGGTGAAGAAGAGGAAACAAACTTCAATAACCTGGTCATTTTTGGAGAAAAAGATCTGGAATTAGCTGAAGAAGGGGAAAATGCAGAAATCGGGAAGTACTATGACTTTGGTGCTGAAACAGGAGAAAATAACGATGATTTCAACTTGGAATTCTTCTCCATCACCATGGTAACTGGCACTGACGTGGGGCCACAAGTAATTATCCCGGGTACTTTTGAATCCAGGAATTATATCTCACACTATCTACCAGCTGATCTTACCATTACTCCTGCCTCCTTACTTGCTGAAACTTCAGCGACACCAGATACCATGATTTATGGAGATTCTATTCCTCCATTAAGTACCTCATTTGAAGGATTTAAAATGAGCACCAGCTTCCTCAATTCTGAAGAAGTGGAAATCACCTTAGAGGAAAATGCCGAATCCGTCGTGGATACAGTAACCTATCAACTGCTGTATCAGGAAATTGCATTCCCACGAGTGGGGGTGATTCCAGTAGGGACATATGAAATAGATCCGGAAATTACCTCTATTGAACCTTCAAATTATATCATTGATCCTATAAATAAAGGAATTCTTTCAGTAGGAAAAGCTACACCTACGGTTATTGTAACCGGTGGTGAATTTGAATATTTAGGAGAACCAATTGAAGCTAGCGCTTACGCATATGGTATTAGAGGAGAGGAAGATTTGCTGGATAAAAAACTTATCTCCATTGAATACGAAGGAGTTGGTCAAACCAGCTACGGGCCTACGACATTTGCTCCTGTATTCCCTGGCACCTATCAGGTAATTGCACAATTCGCAGGGGATGAAAACTACAATCTCGCAAGTTCTGAGTATGCGCCTTTCCTAATAGTAGGATGTGCCAATGAAGCTCCTGAAATTGGAGATTTTGAAACCGCCATGGGAGCTGGAAGCTCCAGTAACCCTGCAATCATTAAAAAACCTGCCAATACCAAAATCGGAGATTTATTGATTGTGGGACTAATGTTCGAAAAAGGAGAAGCCCCTTCAGTAACTCCTGAAGAAGCTGGGTGGGTCTTAATCCAGCGGGTCAATCAGGAAAATCAAGTCGCCATGGTCACCTATTACAAAGTGGTGGAAAACAATAATGAGCCAGAAAATTATGGGTTCCGAATCAATCAAGCGCCAAAATGGACCATGGGAATTACAAGAGTGGAAGGGGCAGATATCCATCATCCAGATGGGCCGATTGTTACCTTCAGTGGAGATTCAGGATCCCAAGGTTCTGTAGGAACTGCACCATCCTTGACCACCACGGATTGTAATACCCTGATTATGCTATTCTACACTAACAAGAAAAATGCTACCTGGATCCCACCTGCAGGTACTATTGAAGTGTATGATGATCCGAATGATCAGCAAGGTCTGACCTCTAATATGATGAGCTATTTTATTCAAAGCGATGCAGGCGAAACAGGAGCCTTAAGTGCTGAGGCGTCTGAAAGTGAGCATTGGGTGGCTCAAGCAATTGCAATCAGACCAATTGTGACAAATTTTGAAAACGCTAGAGTAAAACCAGTAACCGGAGAAACCAATCCTGAAATTTCATTATCTTATAACAGCAAGGAGTTGGATCAAGAGGGAATTTCAAGTGAATTGATTGCTTATCCAAATCCTGTCAATGATCGATTGAACCTAAATCTGAAAGGATTGGTCGATGAAGAGCCAAGTGATTTCTCTTTGGTAATTCTTGATGCCATGGGTAGAATCCGTCAATTGCCAAGAATATGGCACGAAAGCGAAAGTAGACTTGAGTTGGACTTCTCTCAAATGAATGTCGGTTTCTACATTATCAATATCAATACCACAAAAGGGATGAAAACCATTCATATCATCAAAGACCCATAA
- a CDS encoding tetratricopeptide repeat-containing sensor histidine kinase, with product MTTFRYVLILFLFAALYLPKSFAQTNRIDSLVQSIGELNEDSTMVTAYIDIGREYFDTDLSMTIHYMDSAIQLGEKVDYKKGLADAYNLKGRAYAQLGNFQEAILTFQEALKFYQEIGDQTGEANILSNQGSIYFRLGNSTRALELHFQSLNISEQLDNKLRIGTSLNNIGTVYSKNNSTIQEALTYFKRSLQVFEEINLESGMAIAAMNIGEVYFLDSNYDSATFYHQKALKLCDGTIDATFPLTQLGEISSQLGNFQDAYGYHQRAMDISEKLDAKFELTQSLIGLAKTQIKQQDYSGAISSFERAKTLGIEIDAKNELVDIYENLANTEAQIGNYKAAYENEINAKSVKEEIAKSSTEKKIQQLQFEFELDKKEAEIELLQKDTELKNAEVLNQRVIIFASLGGLAMFVIISISLFRNNLSKQKANRLLQIQKEEIRIQRENVVSAYDKLKSTQAQLIQSEKMASLGELTAGIAHEIQNPLNFVNNFSEVSEEMVDEMKEELDKGDYKEAKSIGEEIKQNLSRIRLHGKRADSIVKGMLEHSRSNAREKVPTDLNLLANEFLRLSYHGIRAKDKAFNADFELELDEELPKVIVVPQDIGRVILNMVNNAFYTVNEKSKTGIPDYHPMVRVKTKKTNNGIELCIQDNGSGIPESIKDKVFQPFFTTKPTGSGTGLGLSLSYDIIKAHNGELKVESKEGEGTEFTIFLPT from the coding sequence ATGACTACTTTTAGATATGTGCTCATTCTATTTTTGTTTGCAGCTCTCTATTTACCCAAAAGTTTTGCCCAAACGAATAGGATAGATAGTCTTGTACAGTCCATTGGAGAATTAAATGAAGATAGTACAATGGTCACAGCCTATATAGATATAGGTCGCGAATACTTTGATACTGATCTGAGTATGACTATCCATTACATGGATTCAGCGATTCAATTAGGCGAAAAAGTCGATTACAAAAAAGGATTAGCCGATGCCTACAATCTAAAAGGAAGAGCTTATGCCCAGCTGGGAAATTTTCAGGAAGCTATCCTGACTTTTCAGGAAGCTTTAAAGTTCTACCAGGAAATTGGTGACCAAACAGGGGAGGCCAATATTTTGAGTAACCAGGGTTCCATTTACTTTAGGCTTGGAAACAGTACCAGAGCGCTGGAATTACATTTTCAGTCCCTTAATATATCCGAACAATTAGATAATAAGCTTCGAATTGGAACCTCTCTAAATAATATTGGGACTGTTTACAGTAAAAACAATTCGACCATCCAGGAAGCCCTAACCTATTTTAAAAGGTCGCTACAGGTATTCGAAGAAATTAATCTAGAGTCGGGAATGGCCATAGCTGCCATGAATATAGGGGAAGTCTATTTTTTAGATTCCAATTATGATTCTGCAACCTTCTACCACCAAAAGGCTCTAAAATTATGTGATGGAACGATTGATGCCACTTTCCCCCTCACCCAACTCGGAGAGATTAGTTCTCAATTGGGAAATTTTCAGGATGCTTATGGATACCACCAAAGAGCAATGGACATTTCAGAAAAGTTGGATGCCAAGTTCGAATTGACACAAAGTCTAATAGGACTGGCCAAAACCCAGATTAAGCAGCAAGATTATAGTGGAGCTATTTCCAGTTTTGAGCGGGCTAAAACCTTGGGGATAGAAATTGATGCCAAAAATGAATTGGTGGACATCTATGAAAATCTCGCAAACACAGAAGCACAGATTGGAAACTATAAGGCTGCATATGAAAATGAAATCAATGCCAAATCTGTCAAAGAAGAAATAGCAAAATCAAGTACCGAAAAAAAAATACAACAACTCCAATTTGAATTTGAGCTGGACAAAAAAGAGGCTGAAATCGAACTCCTTCAAAAGGATACAGAGCTAAAAAACGCAGAAGTATTAAACCAAAGAGTGATCATTTTTGCTTCTTTGGGAGGCTTGGCAATGTTTGTCATTATCAGCATTTCTCTATTCCGAAATAATCTGAGTAAGCAAAAAGCCAACCGCCTGTTGCAAATCCAAAAAGAAGAAATCCGCATCCAAAGAGAAAATGTAGTCTCGGCTTATGATAAATTGAAATCGACCCAGGCCCAACTGATCCAATCAGAGAAAATGGCTTCTTTGGGAGAACTAACCGCCGGGATAGCACATGAGATCCAGAATCCTCTCAATTTTGTAAACAATTTCTCAGAGGTTAGTGAAGAAATGGTGGATGAAATGAAGGAAGAACTGGATAAAGGTGATTATAAAGAAGCAAAATCCATCGGAGAAGAAATCAAACAAAATCTATCCAGGATCAGATTGCATGGAAAGCGTGCGGACTCCATTGTCAAAGGGATGTTGGAACACAGTAGATCCAATGCTAGAGAAAAAGTACCTACCGATTTGAATTTACTGGCCAATGAATTTTTACGACTTTCTTATCATGGTATTAGAGCCAAGGACAAGGCTTTTAATGCAGACTTTGAACTGGAATTAGATGAGGAACTCCCCAAAGTGATCGTGGTACCCCAAGATATTGGACGGGTCATTCTCAACATGGTAAATAATGCCTTCTACACGGTCAACGAAAAATCAAAAACCGGAATTCCTGATTACCACCCTATGGTTCGTGTGAAAACCAAAAAAACTAATAACGGCATAGAGCTGTGCATTCAGGATAATGGCAGTGGTATACCAGAGTCTATCAAGGACAAAGTATTCCAACCATTTTTTACCACCAAACCAACAGGTTCTGGAACAGGTCTTGGCTTGAGTTTAAGCTATGACATTATTAAAGCCCATAATGGGGAGCTAAAGGTAGAAAGTAAAGAAGGGGAAGGCACTGAATTTACCATCTTCCTACCCACTTGA
- a CDS encoding carotenoid oxygenase family protein: MFQLNNLQKGRAELNPPIRPLISSTRDPLDLELKVVYGEIPDDITGHVFINSSSGSVNSPYPYPKTFPDGSKNPEYGSPILLGGGFVMRYDFDQEGKVSLKARLLKSPAYYADEALKHGSHPQYPKWEQGFSAFKNLGITRMSFWLGCCDLLSTAITPIRYGNDQFDRLVATTDVGRPFEFDPKTLELKTAIGYLKEYANGVPGIVPWPFPVLQTTAHPAFDPVTKELFSVNYTKSTKLQLQESNLWPSLHRHHHSIEKDLEGKVKAWSSIEDKTEAREKLNEYFGNVHKKFPSHESKSKRFFRKLKHSISKFFGKVMKFFGIPSNEFAVKDEVYVHVFDGSKDLKTWRLVDEQGNDLQITQCCHQTTVSEDYFVFIDAAFKISMDLMFNNPFPHNDEIDNFIRKHTTLPQEPYTYVYIVARKDLKGGSKTVVAKKIKLEPEFIHCYLNYKNPDGKLTLYGASNSAACLAEWVRPFDKLVNGSDIEKDTAGIISAGVMDIGRISKYELDGEQGSLISEQILDAVGKLDQPEDLGAHTWGVGIYTFRDIISGSIPSNEITDIYFQCYGLEPRRLTEFIYELYKDYPNRKVPAPEVKKLSEEGIPHQLVRLNAQTFELEDYFQFPKGYEIRSLQFTHRKTIKNPRPGIDGYITVLMINEDEVNGVKNFFREVWIFDAANLKDGPKTVLSHQDLNFAFTLHSVWTPSLETNPEDPYLVPVKEDYQYMIDKIWLDKHKIQEFFDKEIFPHF; the protein is encoded by the coding sequence ATGTTTCAACTTAATAATCTCCAAAAAGGTAGGGCTGAATTAAACCCACCGATTAGACCTTTGATTTCTTCAACTAGAGATCCCTTGGATTTGGAGTTGAAAGTAGTGTATGGTGAAATTCCGGATGATATCACAGGCCATGTTTTTATCAACTCATCTAGTGGCTCAGTAAACTCCCCTTATCCTTATCCCAAAACATTTCCAGATGGAAGTAAAAATCCAGAATATGGATCTCCGATTCTACTAGGTGGGGGATTTGTAATGAGATATGATTTTGATCAAGAGGGAAAGGTTTCTCTTAAAGCTAGATTGTTAAAATCCCCAGCCTATTACGCAGATGAAGCATTAAAGCACGGAAGTCATCCCCAATACCCAAAATGGGAACAAGGATTTAGTGCTTTCAAAAACCTGGGGATTACCAGAATGTCATTTTGGTTAGGGTGCTGTGACTTGCTATCTACAGCCATCACTCCTATCCGTTATGGGAATGATCAATTTGATCGATTGGTCGCTACTACCGACGTGGGAAGGCCTTTTGAATTTGATCCCAAGACCTTAGAACTTAAAACTGCAATTGGCTACTTAAAGGAATATGCCAACGGGGTTCCGGGCATTGTACCTTGGCCATTTCCGGTACTACAAACTACAGCTCACCCAGCCTTTGACCCTGTTACCAAAGAACTCTTTTCGGTCAACTATACAAAATCTACCAAACTTCAACTCCAAGAATCTAATCTATGGCCCTCCCTGCATAGACACCACCATTCGATCGAGAAGGACCTGGAGGGTAAAGTTAAAGCTTGGAGTTCCATCGAGGATAAGACAGAAGCCCGCGAAAAACTGAATGAGTATTTTGGGAATGTTCATAAAAAATTCCCCTCCCATGAAAGTAAATCCAAGAGGTTTTTCAGAAAATTAAAACACTCCATTTCAAAATTCTTTGGGAAAGTCATGAAATTCTTTGGAATACCATCCAATGAGTTTGCAGTGAAAGACGAGGTTTATGTGCATGTGTTTGATGGATCCAAAGATTTGAAGACCTGGAGATTAGTCGATGAACAAGGAAATGACCTGCAAATCACGCAATGCTGTCATCAAACTACTGTTTCCGAGGATTACTTTGTCTTTATTGACGCTGCTTTCAAAATTTCTATGGATTTGATGTTCAACAATCCATTTCCTCACAATGATGAAATTGACAACTTCATTCGTAAGCATACAACCCTCCCTCAGGAACCGTACACCTATGTCTACATTGTAGCAAGAAAGGATTTAAAAGGGGGCTCGAAAACTGTGGTTGCCAAGAAAATAAAACTGGAACCTGAGTTTATCCACTGCTACCTAAATTATAAAAACCCCGACGGCAAGCTTACGCTATATGGAGCCAGCAACAGTGCCGCCTGTCTGGCAGAATGGGTAAGGCCTTTCGATAAACTGGTAAACGGATCCGATATAGAAAAAGACACGGCAGGAATCATCTCCGCGGGTGTCATGGATATTGGTAGAATAAGCAAGTACGAATTGGATGGAGAACAAGGAAGCCTGATTTCAGAACAAATTCTGGATGCTGTAGGAAAACTGGATCAACCTGAAGACTTGGGAGCTCATACTTGGGGAGTTGGAATCTATACCTTCCGAGACATCATTTCCGGAAGTATCCCAAGCAATGAAATTACAGATATCTATTTCCAATGCTATGGATTGGAACCACGAAGATTGACGGAATTCATTTATGAACTTTATAAGGATTATCCCAATAGGAAGGTGCCTGCTCCAGAGGTGAAAAAACTTTCTGAGGAAGGCATTCCTCATCAGTTAGTACGACTCAATGCCCAAACCTTTGAACTTGAGGATTACTTTCAATTCCCCAAAGGCTATGAAATCAGGTCTTTGCAGTTTACACATAGAAAAACTATCAAAAACCCGAGACCTGGAATTGATGGGTACATCACTGTACTGATGATTAATGAAGATGAAGTAAATGGCGTGAAAAATTTCTTTAGAGAGGTCTGGATATTTGATGCCGCCAATTTGAAAGATGGGCCCAAAACCGTTTTGTCTCACCAAGACTTGAATTTTGCGTTTACCCTACATTCGGTATGGACACCTTCCTTGGAAACCAATCCGGAAGATCCCTATCTAGTTCCTGTGAAAGAAGATTATCAATACATGATTGATAAAATCTGGCTGGACAAACACAAGATCCAGGAATTCTTCGACAAGGAGATTTTCCCACACTTTTGA